GGGCCAGGCGGCCGCGTTCTTCGCTGATGCGCACTTCCCCGTCGGTACCGGCGGCTTCGCAGGCATTGATGATAAGATTGGCCAGGGCCTCGCGCAGCTGTTCGGCATCGCCGTCCACCCGCGGCAGGGGGGCGTGGCGCGTGCGTCGCAGGGTCACCTTGTAGGCCTCCATGCGCGGTTGCAGCAGGATGAGGGTACGGTCCAGCACCTCGCTCATGTCCAGCGGTTCCTTGCTCAGGCGCGGACGGCGGGAAAATTCCAGGAAGTTGCTGGTGATGGCTTCCATGTGCCGCACGGCCTCGTTCATGGCCTGCACGTCCTCCTGCCGGGCCGGGGAGAGTTCCATGCCCCGGGTGAAGGAGAACAGGCGCAGCTTGAGGCCTGTCAGCGGGTTGCGGATGGAGTGGGCCACACCGGCGGCCAGTTTGCCCACCAGGGCCATCTTTTCGGTCTGGCGCAGGTTCTGGCGCAGGTTCTCGTGGCTTTCCTCAAGGGCCAGACGGGTGCGCTGCATGTTCTCGTGCATGCGGCGGATGCGGCGGGTGATGGCGGGCACGGGCGCGCCCTGCGGCATGCGGCCGTCGGCGTCCGGGCCCAGTTCGCGCAGGGCCGTGAGCAGGGGCAGGTAGATGCCGCGCCACAGGCAGGCGCCCAGGCCCAGCAGCAGGATCAGGGCGAGCAGCAGCAGGCACATGAGGATGCGCTGGCGCGTGCCCAGCGGCCAGGTGAAGATGTCGATGCACAGCCAGACGCAGAGCAAAAGGCACAGGGCCAGGACGATGCCTCCCGGCAGCAGCAGCCGGGTCGGGTCGAAAGCGTGTTTTTCCGCAGGGGCGGGAGCCTCCTGGACGGGTGGGGAAGGGGTCTCGTTCATGGGATGCACGGGTCAGAAGGGGGGAAAGGGCCCGCGCTGGCGGCAGCGGCGGGCCCGGGACGGTCAGGGGACGGCAGGGGGACTAGAACATCCGCATCACCTGCAGGAGCAGGAACATCTCCAGCAGGAAGACCGGAGCGTAGCCCGCCAGCGTCTGGCCCCAGTCGAGGCGCAGGACGGTCTTGTAGCCCACAAGGGTGCAGGCCAGGCTCCAGACCAGGCCGGTGAGCGCGCCCACCACCGGGATGACGCACAGCAGCATGGGGGCCGAGCCGTAGGCGCTCACCTGGAAGATAAGGTCGAATTCCGGCTTGTCGCGCAGGATGAGCCTGTACATGAGGTAGAGCAGGGCGCTTTGTCCGTACAGTTGCAGGGTCACGAAGGCCACCTGCTTGAGCACGAACAGGGGCATGCTCTCATGGATGGTCAGGGTGCTGGCCATCATCTGCTGCATCTGCGGGTCCATGCCGCCGTCCATGAGCATGGAGGTCATGCCGCGCATCCAGAGCAGCTGCACCACGGAAAGGATGACGCTGACGATCAGGTAGAAGCCCAGGGCGCGCAGGGAGCGGCGGTGCGGCCGCAGACAGCTGAAAAAGGCGGGTGCGCCGAACATGACACGTGTGGCCGTGCGGTAGAAGGCCACCATCCAGCCCGAAGGCGCGGGCGCCATGTCCCAGGGGTTGCCGGAAGGCAGGCCGGGGCGGTCGTCGCCGTCCTCATCCCGGACCTCGTCGTCTTCGGGCGGCTCGTGGTCCGCCTGCGGCGCGGGCTCTTCCTGCCGGTCACGGGGACGGAAGGGGGGGAGCTCCTCGCGGGGAGGTTCACGGCGGCAGGGGGCCCCGCCTGTCCCGTCGTCACCCGTGCCGGGGATGACGGCACCGGGGGGCAGGTCGCCGGCCGCCGGGGCGGCGTCGTGGCGGACGGGCGAAAGCTGCTCGCTGCTGCCGTCCTGGGGATGGAAGCGGAAGCGGCAGGAACACTGGGGGCAGGTGGCGATCACCGAATGCGCCGGGGCACGGTCGGGAGGGAAGGGACGGCTGAAGCCGCAGTGTGGGCAGATGATGTTCATGACGCTACTCATAGCAGAGAGGCACCAGCCCTGCAATCCGGCGGCAGGGGGCGCGGGGCGGAAAAGGCGGTGCGGGCTTGACAGACGGGAGGAGCGCGACTATCCTTTACCGTACCTGAGGGGAGTAACTGGGTCCTTGAGACCCTGGCAGCATCAACAGCCTGACATCACGTCTGGTGCTGCCGTTGGCCCTGCCGACTAGTGAGACCTTGGCCGCATGACTGCATGCAGCCAGGGTCTTTTTTTATGTGCAACCCCCAACACCGCCAAGGAGACCGTCATGTCTTTGCGCGACCTGCGTCCCTATCTTCTGGCTGTCCTCATGACCCTGCCGGGCCTGGCCCTGCGCCTTGCCCCGGCGGATGTTTCCCCCATGCTGGTGGCCGTGCTGGCCGGTCTGGCCATCCTGGGCGCGTCCTTCCTGCTGACCTGGGCCTGTGAGGTGGCCCAGCTCGACATCCCCCAGGCCGTGGCCGTGGCCGTGGTGGCCTTCATCGCCGTGCTGCCCGAATACGCCGTGGACATGTATTTCACCTGGATGGCGGGCCAGCACCCCGAGAGCGCCTACTCGCATTATGCCATCGCCAACATGACAGGGGCCAACCGGCTGCTCATCGGTATCGGCTGGACAGCCATCGTGCTGATCTTCGCGGGCCGTTTCCACAATTATGTGGCCCTGCATGAGGAAAAGCGCACCGATGTCCTCTTCCTGGGCCTGGCCACCCTCTATGCCCTGCTGATCCCGCTCAAGGGCTCCCTGACCCTGTTCGACGGCGTGGTCTTCCTGGGCATCTATGTGGGCTACATGTGCATCATCGCCCGCCGTCCCTGCGAGGAAGAGGAGCCCGAAGGCCCGGCGGCCACCCTGGCCAGGCTCTCGCGTCCCGCCCGCATGCGCACCGTGGCCGGTCTTTTTCTTTTCGCGGCCCTGGTGATCCTGTTCAATGCCGAGCCCTTCAGTGAAAGCCTGGTGGCCAGCGGCAAGATCCTGGGCATCAACGAGTTCCTGCTGGTGCAGTGGCTGGCGCCCATCGCGTCCGAAGCGCCGGAATTCATCGTGGCCCTGATGTTCGCCTTCCGCGGCAATGCCGGTCTGGCCCTGGGCAGCCTGCTGTCCTCCAAGCTCAACCAGTGGACCCTGCTGGTGGGCATGATCCCCGGCGTCTACGCCGTGTCTTCCGGCGGCACCGCCCCCATCAACCTCGACCCGCACCAGTTCCAGGAGATCTTCCTCACCGCCGCCCAGTCCATCTTTGCCGTGGCCCTGCTGCTGGACCTGCGCCTGGGCCTGCGCGAGGCGACGGCCCTGCTGGTGCTCTTCCTGGCCCAGCTGTTCTCGCCCTTCTATGACGTGCAGCTGGAAGCCCTGCTGGGCCTGCCCCATGACCCGCTGCGCCTGCACAACTTCTATGCCTGGACGT
This is a stretch of genomic DNA from Desulfovibrio piger. It encodes these proteins:
- a CDS encoding sensor histidine kinase — translated: MNETPSPPVQEAPAPAEKHAFDPTRLLLPGGIVLALCLLLCVWLCIDIFTWPLGTRQRILMCLLLLALILLLGLGACLWRGIYLPLLTALRELGPDADGRMPQGAPVPAITRRIRRMHENMQRTRLALEESHENLRQNLRQTEKMALVGKLAAGVAHSIRNPLTGLKLRLFSFTRGMELSPARQEDVQAMNEAVRHMEAITSNFLEFSRRPRLSKEPLDMSEVLDRTLILLQPRMEAYKVTLRRTRHAPLPRVDGDAEQLREALANLIINACEAAGTDGEVRISEERGRLAPLGPVVVIRIEDSGPGVPEELHEVIFQPFMSTKVEGTGLGLPIARRIFEEHGGWLHLHNAPGHGASFVMVLPVRKGDDVWLRSS
- a CDS encoding YIP1 family protein, with the translated sequence MNIICPHCGFSRPFPPDRAPAHSVIATCPQCSCRFRFHPQDGSSEQLSPVRHDAAPAAGDLPPGAVIPGTGDDGTGGAPCRREPPREELPPFRPRDRQEEPAPQADHEPPEDDEVRDEDGDDRPGLPSGNPWDMAPAPSGWMVAFYRTATRVMFGAPAFFSCLRPHRRSLRALGFYLIVSVILSVVQLLWMRGMTSMLMDGGMDPQMQQMMASTLTIHESMPLFVLKQVAFVTLQLYGQSALLYLMYRLILRDKPEFDLIFQVSAYGSAPMLLCVIPVVGALTGLVWSLACTLVGYKTVLRLDWGQTLAGYAPVFLLEMFLLLQVMRMF
- a CDS encoding sodium:proton exchanger gives rise to the protein MSLRDLRPYLLAVLMTLPGLALRLAPADVSPMLVAVLAGLAILGASFLLTWACEVAQLDIPQAVAVAVVAFIAVLPEYAVDMYFTWMAGQHPESAYSHYAIANMTGANRLLIGIGWTAIVLIFAGRFHNYVALHEEKRTDVLFLGLATLYALLIPLKGSLTLFDGVVFLGIYVGYMCIIARRPCEEEEPEGPAATLARLSRPARMRTVAGLFLFAALVILFNAEPFSESLVASGKILGINEFLLVQWLAPIASEAPEFIVALMFAFRGNAGLALGSLLSSKLNQWTLLVGMIPGVYAVSSGGTAPINLDPHQFQEIFLTAAQSIFAVALLLDLRLGLREATALLVLFLAQLFSPFYDVQLEALLGLPHDPLRLHNFYAWTYLILAGLFLLRHWRLVAELRYGFHVKVRDIVHH